The segment AAACCCTCTCAGGCATCGCCTGACGGCGCTGCCAGCTCTCCCGAAGGGCGAGCTTCTATGCATCTGGCGGTAAGGCAGAAAAAGCTCCCCCTTTCGGGGGGAGCTGGCGAACAAAGTGAGCCTGAGAGGGTCCACAACAAAGGAGGAAACACCATGGAAATGCAGTATTTCAAGGATTACAGTCCGGCGCTGGGCCGTGACATGGAGTGCAAGATCTACGGCCACGCAGGCCGCCCGATGCTGTACATCCCCTGTCAGGATGGCCGCTTCTTCGATTTTGAGAACTTCCACATGAACGATACCCTTGCCCCGTGGATCGAGTCCGGGCAGATCATGGTCCTCTCCATCGACACCATGGACAAGGAGACCTGGTCCGACACGCAGGGCGACCCCTATTGGCGCATCCGCCGCTATGAGCAGTGGCTGCGCTACATCGTGGAGGAGGCTGTGCCCAAGATCCAGTATCTGGCCAAGGAGCGCAACGGCTGGGACGACCTGCCCGGCGTCATTGCCTTTGGCTGCAGTCTGGGTGCCACCCATGCGGTCAACCTGTACCTGCGCCGCCCGGATGTGTTCTGCGGCTGTCTGGCCCTCAGCGGCATCTACACGGCCCACTACGGCTTCGGCAATTATATGGACGAGCTGGTGTACATGAACTCGCCCGTGGACTACATGAAGAACTTCCCGGAGGATCACCCCTACATGCAGCTGTACCGCAGCCAGAAGGCGGTCATCTGCTGTGGTCAGGGCGACTGGGAGCAGCCGGACACCACATGGTTCCTCAAGCGCATCTTCGAGGCCAAGAACATCCCCATCTGGGTGGATCTGTGGGGCCACGATGTCAACCACGACTGGAACTGGTGGTATAAGCAGACTGCATATTACATGCCGTATATTCTGGGACAGCAGTAAAACAAACCCTCTCAGGCGCTGACGCGCCAGCTTTCCCGAAGGGCGAGCTTTGATGCATCTGACGGAAAAGCAGAAAAAGCTCCCCCTTCGGGGGAGCTGGCAACGCTGTAAGCGTTGACTGAGAGGGTTTTCTTATAGAGGAAAGAGGAATCGTAAAACCATGCAGAATTTCATTTTTATTTCGCCCAACTTCCCCACCAACTACTGGCAGTTCTGCCATGAGCTGAAAAACAACGGCATGAACGTGCTGGGCATCGGCGACCAGCCCTACGATGAGCTGAAGCCGGAGCTGAAGGACAGCCTGAACGAGTACTACAAGGTGGGCAGTCTGGAAAACTACGACGAGGTCTACCGCGCCGTGGCCTTTTTTGCCTTCAAGTATGGCCGCATCGACTGGCTGGAGTCCAACAACGAATACTGGCTGGAGCGGGACGCAGCCCTGCGCACCGATTTCCACATCACCACCGGCTTCCAGACCGACGATATGCCCCGCATCAAGTACAAGAGCAAGATGAAGGAGTATTACAAGAAGGCCGGCATCGCCACCGCACGCTACCACATGGTGGACGATTATGAGGGCTGCCGGAAGTTCATCGAAGAGGTGGGCTACCCGGTGGTGGTAAAGCCGGATAACGGCGTGGGCGCATCCGACACCCACAAGCTGTCCAGCGACGAGGACCTGAAAAAGTTCCTCGTGCAGAAGACGGCCCATCACCCGGATGTGGAGTACATCATGGAGGAGTTCGTCCGGGCCGAGGTGAACAGCTACGATGCCATCATCGATGCCAACGGCAACCCCATCTTTGAGGCCGGCAACGTGAGCCCCATGTCCATCATGGATATCGTCAACGACAACGACAACTCGATCTACTACATCATCAAGGACCTGCCCGAGGATACCCGCGCCGCAGGCCGTGCCGCCGTCAAGAGCTTTGGCGTCCGGAGCCGGTTCATCCACTTTGAGTTCTTCCGCATGACCGAGGATCAGGCCAGCATGGGCCAAAAGGGCCAGATCGTGGCGCTGGAAGTCAACATGCGCCCCTGCGGCGGCTTCACCCCGGATATGATCAACTTTGCCCGCTCCACCAACGTCTACAAGATCTGGGCGGACATGATCGCCTTTGGCGGCACCGATATGCCGGTGGGCGAGCACTTCTACTGCCCGTTTGCAGGCCGCCGCGACGGCAAGCACTTTGTGTACAGCCACGAGCAGATCATGCAGAAGTACCAGCAGAACATGCGCATGGTGGACCGCATCCCGGACGCGCTGAGCGGCGCCATGGGCAACCAGATGTACGTTGCCACCTTCTCCACCCGCGAGGGCATGGAGCAGTTCTACTCCGATGTGCTGGCCGTCACCGACGAAAACAACGCCGCCGTGCAGAAGGAGCTGAGCAGCATTCTGGCTCTGGGCGAGCCGGAGACCGCCCCGGCCCAAAAGGCCGAGAGCAAGCCTGCCGCCAAGCCCGCCCGTACCGCAAAGAAAAAGTAAAACAAATGCACTGACTGCATAAATCCTCAGCCCCGGAACGGCATCTGCCGCCCCGGGGCTGTTGTTATATTGCTAAAAAATGGTCGCCTGTTCCGGGCAAAATGTCAAATATCTTCAGATCATTTGACAAGATGCCGGGGAGGGGGTAAGATGTGGGTGTGAAGCATATTTTTGGGGTGCTTCGGCACAAAAAACAGGAGGCTTGTATTATGAGATTGTACAAAAAAGCCGCCGCCGTTCTGCTGGCGGCAGCAATGGCTGTTTCCATGATGACCGCTTGCGGCGGCTCGAATGGCGGTGGAAACCCGGAGAATCCGGACAGCAAGCCCGGCGTTACTGACCCGGAAAAACCGGGCGATGGTAAGGACGACAATAAGGGCGACGATAAAAAGGACGATACTGCCCTGCCGGACCTGGATAAGGAAGATGGCATTGACATCAGCTGGCAAAGCAGCAAGGCTGGCCAGTATGTTCAGTGGCTGAACAGCAAACAGAGCTACTCTATGACAACCAGCACAACGGTAGCCGGTTCTGCCGATAAGCTGGTTACGTTCTCAGCCGTCAGCAATGGAAAGACCTATAGCAAGGTTATCGAAGATGGAATAGATAGTTCCGATGTGACGGGCATGGCAATGCTTAACACGGGCAAATACACTTATCAAATGTACCCGAAGGTGAAGATTGCTTTTAAAGGCGAAAACAAAACATCCTCTTCGGATGATTCTACAACAAAAATCGACACAGCTCTCAGCGTGAAAAAAGGTACAAAGACCTATAACGGAAAGACATATTACGCTGAGAAGATCACTGCAATTGTTTCCGAGGGCGATAAGAAAACGACTCAGGTTATGACGTACTGCCTGAACGATCAGGGTATGCCGGAATATATCTTTACAAAAACTGATAGGGGTGTTGCTATAACTCAGATCAGCGACCTGAAAACAGACGTTGACCAGAAATTGTTTGAAGTGCCCAGTGATTATGAAGTCTATATTACAGTAGTGAGCAAAGATGGAATGACCAGCTATGTTGCTCATGAAAATGGAGTCCCTCTTACAAAGGAAGAAATGGAAGAACTGGCGAAGAAGCTGTCGTCGATTCAATAATCTGCAATAGACTAAAACCGTGTAATATTTTTGCAGCCCCGCACCGGAAGACTATTTTCCCGTGCGGGGCTGTTGTTATATTGCTAAAAAATGGTCACCTGTTCCGGGCAAAATGACAAAATTTTTCAGATTGGTTGACAAGATGCCCGGGGGGGGGGTAAGATGTGAGTGCGAAGCATATTCTTGGGGTGCTTCGGAACAAAAAAACAGGAGGCTTGTATTATGAGATTGTACAAAAAAGCCGCCGCCGTTCTGCTGGCGGCAGCAATGGCTGTTTCCATGATGACCGCTTGCGGCGGTGGCGCAGGCGGCAATGGCGGCAACGGTGGCAATGGCGGTAATGGTGGCGACACTGAAATCGTTGAGCCGGTTCCCGGTCCGGATACAACGGACCCGGATCAGGGCGGTGAGACTGGCGGCACTACGACTCAGCCCGAGAAGACAAAAATCACGGATGTGACAAAGAGTCAGTATGCACA is part of the Faecalibacterium sp. HTF-F genome and harbors:
- a CDS encoding esterase family protein — protein: MEMQYFKDYSPALGRDMECKIYGHAGRPMLYIPCQDGRFFDFENFHMNDTLAPWIESGQIMVLSIDTMDKETWSDTQGDPYWRIRRYEQWLRYIVEEAVPKIQYLAKERNGWDDLPGVIAFGCSLGATHAVNLYLRRPDVFCGCLALSGIYTAHYGFGNYMDELVYMNSPVDYMKNFPEDHPYMQLYRSQKAVICCGQGDWEQPDTTWFLKRIFEAKNIPIWVDLWGHDVNHDWNWWYKQTAYYMPYILGQQ
- a CDS encoding ATP-grasp domain-containing protein, whose protein sequence is MQNFIFISPNFPTNYWQFCHELKNNGMNVLGIGDQPYDELKPELKDSLNEYYKVGSLENYDEVYRAVAFFAFKYGRIDWLESNNEYWLERDAALRTDFHITTGFQTDDMPRIKYKSKMKEYYKKAGIATARYHMVDDYEGCRKFIEEVGYPVVVKPDNGVGASDTHKLSSDEDLKKFLVQKTAHHPDVEYIMEEFVRAEVNSYDAIIDANGNPIFEAGNVSPMSIMDIVNDNDNSIYYIIKDLPEDTRAAGRAAVKSFGVRSRFIHFEFFRMTEDQASMGQKGQIVALEVNMRPCGGFTPDMINFARSTNVYKIWADMIAFGGTDMPVGEHFYCPFAGRRDGKHFVYSHEQIMQKYQQNMRMVDRIPDALSGAMGNQMYVATFSTREGMEQFYSDVLAVTDENNAAVQKELSSILALGEPETAPAQKAESKPAAKPARTAKKK